One window of the Crassaminicella thermophila genome contains the following:
- the ypeB gene encoding germination protein YpeB, giving the protein MKRYTLLIILVVALVATGIWGYNQYKEKNDYYTFLDNQFQRMYYDLMTSVETITTDLSKLMVSSQTKENILLYSNIWQNAYNAQEKLSQLPIKHADITKTEKFLSQLGDYTFAMYNRSIKEEKLGEKEIDNLEKLHNYALELAQDLHDLQKKALKGTVWKGELRREGSKKLNKEAEKENPIQLKFKKFEERMVEYPELIYDGPFSEHVIAGMRPRLKGDKITQEEAKKKVIKALDGKIDKVEKLTNGKGRIDTYSFEVIPKNQTKGKGNPIYIDITQRKGYIAWILNNRKVEKANISPKQAIKYASKFLENQGFKNMIPTYTLRYDGVVLINYVYKQENVLMYPDLIKVKVALDNGEIVGFDATHFLTANYKRDIKKPKITPKEAREKVSVRAEVEKKPQLCIIPTSSFGEIYCYEFEANYKGDKFLVYINANTGEEEKILKLIKNENGTLMI; this is encoded by the coding sequence ATGAAAAGATATACACTCTTAATTATTCTTGTTGTTGCTTTGGTAGCTACAGGTATATGGGGCTATAATCAATATAAAGAAAAAAATGATTACTATACATTTTTAGATAATCAATTTCAAAGAATGTATTATGATTTAATGACAAGTGTAGAAACCATTACTACTGATTTATCAAAATTAATGGTATCTTCCCAAACAAAAGAAAATATTCTATTGTATTCAAATATATGGCAGAATGCTTATAATGCTCAAGAAAAGTTATCCCAACTTCCTATCAAACATGCAGATATAACTAAGACAGAAAAATTTTTAAGCCAATTAGGAGATTATACATTTGCTATGTATAATCGAAGCATTAAAGAAGAAAAATTAGGAGAAAAAGAAATTGACAATTTAGAAAAACTTCATAATTATGCATTAGAATTAGCACAAGATTTACATGATTTGCAAAAGAAGGCTTTAAAAGGTACTGTTTGGAAGGGTGAACTAAGAAGAGAAGGAAGCAAAAAATTAAACAAAGAAGCAGAAAAAGAGAATCCTATTCAATTAAAGTTTAAAAAGTTTGAAGAAAGAATGGTAGAATATCCAGAGCTTATTTATGATGGACCTTTTTCAGAGCATGTAATTGCAGGAATGCGTCCAAGATTAAAGGGCGATAAAATCACACAGGAAGAAGCAAAAAAGAAAGTGATAAAAGCTTTAGATGGAAAAATTGATAAAGTAGAAAAGCTTACAAATGGGAAAGGCAGAATCGATACGTACAGCTTTGAAGTTATACCTAAAAATCAGACAAAAGGAAAAGGAAATCCTATATATATAGATATTACCCAAAGAAAAGGATATATTGCTTGGATTTTAAATAATCGAAAAGTAGAAAAAGCAAATATTTCTCCAAAACAAGCAATAAAATATGCTTCTAAGTTTTTAGAAAATCAAGGATTTAAAAACATGATTCCTACTTATACACTAAGATATGATGGTGTCGTCCTTATAAATTATGTATACAAACAGGAGAATGTTTTGATGTATCCTGACTTAATTAAAGTTAAGGTAGCTTTAGACAATGGAGAAATTGTAGGCTTTGATGCAACCCACTTTTTGACTGCAAATTATAAAAGAGATATTAAAAAGCCAAAGATTACACCAAAAGAAGCAAGAGAGAAGGTAAGTGTTCGTGCAGAGGTGGAAAAGAAACCACAATTATGCATCATTCCAACTAGTTCTTTTGGAGAAATTTATTGTTATGAATTTGAGGCAAACTATAAGGGAGATAAATTCTTAGTATACATTAATGCTAATACTGGCGAAGAAGAAAAAATATTAAAGCTTATTAAGAATGAAAATGGAACATTAATGATTTAG
- the sleB gene encoding spore cortex-lytic enzyme has translation MRRKLFFISFFIIISLCLSLTYDSYFNIGSALETLYWGSSGSEVKQLQTKLKNWGYYDGPIDGVFGGGTFEAVKKFQKKNGLTVDGVVGPKTAEKLGFPVEKTTKGADYRPSSQGTTRNDEVTLLAKAITGEARGEPYIGQVAVGAVILNRTRHPSFPNTIAGVIYQPGAFTAVSDGQINLPPEDSCIKAAQDALNGWDPTGGCLYYWNPATATSKWIWSRKVVKKIGKHWFGN, from the coding sequence ATGAGAAGAAAATTATTTTTTATAAGTTTTTTCATAATAATTTCCTTATGCTTATCCTTAACATATGATAGCTATTTTAATATAGGATCTGCTTTAGAAACTTTATATTGGGGATCTAGCGGATCAGAAGTAAAACAGCTTCAAACAAAATTAAAAAATTGGGGATATTATGATGGACCGATTGATGGTGTATTTGGCGGAGGAACTTTTGAAGCAGTGAAAAAATTTCAAAAAAAGAATGGATTAACGGTTGATGGCGTAGTAGGACCCAAAACAGCAGAAAAGTTAGGCTTTCCTGTGGAAAAGACTACTAAAGGAGCAGATTATAGGCCTAGCAGTCAAGGGACGACAAGGAATGATGAGGTAACACTTTTGGCAAAAGCAATAACAGGTGAAGCAAGAGGAGAACCATACATAGGACAGGTAGCAGTAGGTGCTGTCATTTTAAATAGGACAAGACATCCTTCATTTCCAAATACTATTGCAGGGGTGATTTATCAGCCAGGTGCATTTACTGCAGTAAGTGATGGACAAATAAATCTGCCACCAGAGGATAGCTGTATAAAGGCAGCGCAAGATGCATTAAATGGATGGGATCCAACGGGAGGGTGCTTATATTATTGGAATCCTGCTACAGCTACTAGTAAGTGGATTTGGTCTAGAAAGGTAGTTAAAAAAATAGGGAAACACTGGTTCGGTAATTAA
- the kamA gene encoding lysine 2,3-aminomutase — translation MRNYKEIELWKNVTDEQWNDWHWQVRNRITTVEDLKKVINITQEEEEGIRKSLETLRMGITPYYASLMDVDDPNCPVRKQAVPTLYETYKSDADMEDPLHEDEDSPVPGLTHRYPDRVLLLITDMCSMYCRHCTRRRFAGQKDDAMPMERIDKAIEYIKNTPQVRDVLLSGGDALLVSDETLEYIIKKLREIPHVDIVRIGSRTPVVLPQRITPELVNMLKKYHPIWLNTHFNHGKEMTPEAEKALKLLADAGIPLGNQSVLLRGVNDCVHVMRELVHKLVKNRVRPYYIYQCDLSMGIEHFRTTVSKGIEIIEGLRGHTSGYAVPTFVVDAPGGGGKTPVMPQYVVSQSPKRVVLRNFEGVITTYTEPAPYKDECNCPVCKAEREHKITGVGGLLQGNQVALEPTDLDRKKRGHHE, via the coding sequence ATGAGAAACTACAAAGAAATAGAATTATGGAAAAACGTAACAGATGAGCAGTGGAATGACTGGCACTGGCAAGTAAGAAATAGAATAACTACTGTAGAAGATTTAAAGAAAGTAATTAATATTACACAAGAGGAAGAAGAAGGAATAAGAAAATCGTTAGAAACGTTAAGAATGGGAATTACACCATACTATGCATCATTAATGGATGTTGATGATCCAAACTGTCCAGTAAGAAAGCAAGCAGTACCAACACTTTATGAAACATATAAGAGTGATGCAGATATGGAAGACCCACTTCATGAAGATGAAGATTCTCCAGTACCAGGACTTACACACAGATATCCAGATAGAGTGCTTCTTTTAATTACAGATATGTGTTCAATGTATTGCCGTCACTGTACAAGAAGAAGATTTGCAGGTCAAAAAGATGATGCAATGCCAATGGAAAGAATTGATAAGGCAATTGAATACATAAAAAATACTCCACAGGTAAGAGACGTGTTATTATCTGGTGGAGATGCACTTCTTGTAAGTGATGAAACATTAGAATATATCATCAAGAAATTAAGAGAAATTCCACATGTTGATATTGTAAGAATAGGATCAAGAACTCCTGTTGTATTACCACAAAGAATTACACCAGAGCTTGTAAATATGCTTAAAAAATATCATCCAATTTGGTTAAATACACACTTTAACCATGGAAAAGAAATGACACCAGAAGCAGAGAAAGCATTAAAACTTTTAGCAGATGCAGGGATTCCTCTAGGAAATCAATCTGTATTATTAAGAGGAGTAAATGACTGCGTACATGTAATGAGAGAGTTAGTACACAAGCTTGTTAAAAATAGAGTAAGACCATATTACATATATCAATGTGACCTTTCAATGGGTATTGAACACTTCAGAACAACAGTTTCTAAAGGAATCGAAATAATTGAAGGATTAAGAGGACATACTTCAGGATATGCAGTACCAACATTTGTTGTTGACGCTCCTGGCGGAGGTGGAAAAACTCCAGTAATGCCTCAATACGTGGTTTCTCAATCTCCAAAAAGAGTAGTACTTAGAAACTTTGAAGGAGTTATTACAACTTATACGGAGCCTGCTCCATATAAAGATGAGTGCAACTGTCCAGTATGTAAAGCTGAAAGAGAACACAAAATTACTGGTGTAGGAGGATTATTACAAGGAAATCAAGTAGCACTTGAGCCAACAGATCTTGATAGAAAGAAAAGAGGACATCACGAGTAA
- a CDS encoding D-alanine--D-alanine ligase: MGKKTNVAVVFGGRSGEHEVSLMSATSVIKAINKERYNCFPIGITKEGNWMIYNGPIEKIENGEWEEIAKKQLQEDNEEMASCIPFNGEKSKFLDKMDVIFPVLHGPFGEDGTIQGLFEMADIPYVGAGVLASAIGMDKVYTKRIFEYSGLPVGKYLVIMRKKIRGNKKECIELIEKKFQYPVFLKPANLGSSVGITKAHNKEELINGLEEAAKHDRKILIEEFINGREIECAVLGNDEPKASILGEILPSHEFYDYKAKYFDDGKSKMVIPADLSEDKSIEIRELAIKAYKAIDCTGLARVDFFLEKDTNKVYINEVNTMPGFTKYSMYPLLWEQTGIPYDQLIDQLIQLALERYKDK, from the coding sequence ATGGGTAAAAAAACGAATGTAGCTGTTGTGTTCGGTGGAAGGTCAGGAGAACATGAAGTATCTCTTATGTCTGCAACATCAGTGATAAAAGCAATAAATAAAGAAAGGTATAATTGTTTTCCTATAGGAATTACAAAGGAAGGCAATTGGATGATATATAATGGACCTATTGAAAAAATTGAAAATGGAGAATGGGAAGAAATAGCAAAAAAACAATTGCAAGAAGATAATGAGGAGATGGCTTCATGTATTCCATTTAATGGAGAAAAATCAAAATTTCTTGATAAAATGGATGTGATTTTTCCCGTATTGCATGGCCCCTTTGGAGAAGATGGAACTATTCAAGGATTGTTTGAAATGGCAGATATTCCATATGTAGGGGCAGGGGTATTGGCTTCTGCTATAGGAATGGATAAGGTCTATACAAAAAGAATATTTGAATATTCAGGATTACCTGTGGGAAAATATTTAGTAATCATGAGAAAAAAAATAAGAGGTAATAAAAAAGAATGTATTGAGCTAATTGAAAAAAAATTTCAATATCCAGTATTCTTAAAACCTGCAAACTTAGGATCTAGTGTTGGTATAACAAAAGCACATAATAAGGAAGAATTAATCAATGGCTTAGAAGAAGCAGCAAAACATGATAGAAAGATTTTGATAGAAGAATTTATTAATGGTAGAGAAATTGAATGTGCAGTACTTGGAAATGATGAGCCAAAAGCTTCTATATTAGGTGAAATTCTTCCTTCGCATGAATTTTATGATTATAAGGCAAAATACTTTGACGACGGAAAATCAAAAATGGTTATTCCTGCAGACCTTTCTGAAGATAAATCTATAGAAATAAGAGAATTAGCTATAAAGGCTTACAAGGCTATAGACTGTACAGGGCTTGCAAGAGTTGATTTTTTCTTAGAGAAAGATACAAATAAGGTTTATATTAATGAAGTAAATACAATGCCAGGTTTTACAAAATACAGTATGTATCCTTTATTATGGGAACAAACGGGAATTCCTTATGATCAATTAATTGATCAATTAATTCAGCTAGCATTAGAAAGATATAAAGACAAATAA
- the kamB gene encoding lysine 5,6-aminomutase reactivase subunit KamB produces the protein MQLMDLIQNKYKIISVVGMAKNAGKTVTLNQLIDEAMERNIRIGITSTGRDGENQDLVTNTEKPMIYVEEGTLIATTEGTFKYTEARLEILEVTNINTSMGRIVIVQAKTSGYVQIAGPNTNRDMKLVSDKLLAYGASLVIVDGALDRMSSASPSVTEATILATGAVLSRDMNKVIESTMHQVQLFSLPQIQDDQIRDLADAIMKEDGYAIIDEQNEVVPLNIKTALNSGDIIGRAIKDNAKYVVIGGSLVSNTLKKIIQTTRKYKSVTFIVKDATKIFISSRDWMFFKKAGIHIQVIDKIDPLAVTVNPYAPQGYYYQPEEFLTKMREFLNPIPVFDVVLGGE, from the coding sequence ATGCAGCTAATGGATTTAATACAAAATAAATACAAAATCATTTCAGTTGTTGGAATGGCAAAGAATGCTGGTAAAACGGTAACATTGAACCAATTGATTGATGAAGCAATGGAAAGAAATATTCGCATTGGTATTACTTCTACAGGGAGAGATGGAGAAAATCAGGATCTGGTCACCAATACAGAAAAACCAATGATTTATGTAGAGGAAGGCACTTTGATTGCAACTACAGAGGGAACTTTCAAATATACAGAAGCAAGATTAGAAATTTTGGAAGTAACTAATATCAATACATCTATGGGAAGGATTGTTATTGTGCAGGCCAAAACCTCTGGATATGTGCAGATCGCAGGCCCTAATACAAATCGTGACATGAAACTTGTATCAGATAAACTTTTAGCATATGGAGCAAGTTTAGTCATTGTAGATGGTGCCTTAGACCGTATGTCTTCTGCTTCTCCATCTGTAACAGAGGCTACAATACTAGCCACTGGAGCAGTATTGAGCAGAGATATGAATAAGGTTATAGAAAGTACTATGCACCAAGTACAATTGTTTTCCTTGCCACAAATTCAAGATGATCAGATTAGAGATTTAGCTGATGCTATTATGAAAGAGGATGGCTACGCTATTATTGACGAACAAAATGAAGTAGTACCACTGAATATTAAAACAGCCTTAAATAGTGGAGATATTATAGGAAGAGCTATAAAAGATAATGCAAAATACGTAGTTATTGGAGGATCTTTGGTAAGTAATACATTAAAAAAGATAATCCAGACAACACGCAAATACAAAAGTGTTACCTTTATTGTGAAAGATGCCACAAAAATATTTATTTCATCAAGAGATTGGATGTTTTTCAAAAAAGCCGGCATTCATATTCAAGTAATAGATAAAATTGATCCATTAGCTGTAACAGTTAACCCTTATGCACCTCAAGGATATTATTATCAACCAGAAGAGTTTTTAACAAAAATGAGAGAATTTTTAAATCCAATTCCTGTTTTCGATGTTGTGTTAGGCGGTGAGTAA
- a CDS encoding sigma-54 interaction domain-containing protein, with product MIFSRRNMERILDYIEEGIQIIDERGRIVYFNKAAAELEDIGREEAIGRYILDVYPSLDPETSTLLIAIEKGKPTFNMQQTFLNYKGKKITTINSSFPIKSRQKIIGAIEISKNITDVKELSEKVVALQEKLINKEKGNKSKGKGDCANYTFIDIIGQSKEICKVKNLAMKAAQTSSPVLIYGETGTGKELFVHAIHAASSRRDKPFIAQNCGALPANLLESILFGTVKGSFTGADNRAGLFELANGGTLFLDEINSMPIELQVKLLRVLQDGTIRRVGDSKTRQVDVRIVAASNEDPLVAVENKMLRRDLYYRLNVVALKLPQLKERKGDILLLTKYFIDKFNNRLEKAVKGVSDEVLEIFQNYDWPGNVRELEHVIEGAMNLMDGDVITLDCLPMNFERFNKKSIKKEIDIQNVPLKTALKNLEIDMIKNALEQGDGNISHAADSLQIPRQTLQYKIKKYKIKV from the coding sequence ATGATTTTTTCTAGAAGAAATATGGAAAGGATTTTAGACTATATAGAAGAAGGGATACAGATAATTGATGAGAGAGGTCGAATAGTTTATTTTAATAAAGCAGCAGCAGAGCTAGAAGACATTGGAAGGGAAGAGGCTATAGGAAGATATATTTTGGATGTATATCCTTCTTTAGATCCAGAAACAAGCACCTTGTTAATAGCTATAGAAAAAGGAAAACCAACCTTTAATATGCAACAAACATTTTTGAATTATAAAGGAAAGAAAATTACAACAATAAATTCATCATTTCCTATAAAATCAAGACAAAAAATTATAGGAGCCATAGAAATATCAAAGAACATAACAGATGTAAAGGAATTATCAGAAAAAGTAGTAGCCCTTCAAGAAAAATTGATTAATAAGGAAAAAGGGAATAAAAGCAAAGGTAAGGGAGATTGTGCCAACTATACATTTATAGATATTATTGGCCAAAGTAAGGAAATCTGCAAAGTTAAGAATTTAGCTATGAAGGCTGCACAGACATCTTCTCCTGTATTGATTTATGGGGAAACTGGTACTGGAAAAGAATTATTTGTTCATGCAATTCATGCAGCGAGTAGTAGGAGAGATAAGCCGTTTATAGCCCAAAACTGTGGAGCGTTGCCTGCAAATTTGCTTGAAAGTATATTATTTGGAACTGTAAAGGGGAGTTTTACTGGAGCTGATAACCGTGCTGGCTTATTTGAGTTGGCAAATGGAGGGACTCTTTTTTTAGATGAAATTAACTCTATGCCTATCGAGCTTCAAGTAAAGCTATTAAGAGTACTTCAAGATGGTACAATTAGAAGAGTTGGAGATAGCAAAACAAGACAAGTAGATGTGAGAATAGTTGCTGCTAGCAATGAGGACCCATTAGTTGCTGTGGAAAATAAGATGTTACGACGGGATCTTTACTATCGTTTAAATGTAGTAGCATTAAAGCTTCCTCAACTAAAGGAAAGAAAAGGAGATATTCTCTTACTTACAAAATATTTCATTGATAAATTTAACAATAGATTAGAAAAAGCTGTAAAAGGTGTATCTGATGAAGTATTAGAAATTTTTCAAAACTATGATTGGCCTGGGAATGTACGGGAGTTAGAGCATGTTATTGAAGGGGCAATGAATTTAATGGATGGAGATGTTATTACATTAGATTGTTTGCCAATGAATTTTGAAAGGTTTAATAAAAAGAGTATAAAAAAGGAAATAGACATACAAAATGTTCCATTAAAGACTGCGTTAAAAAACCTTGAAATAGACATGATTAAAAATGCCCTTGAGCAAGGAGATGGGAATATAAGCCATGCAGCAGACAGTTTACAAATACCAAGACAAACACTTCAATACAAAATAAAAAAATATAAAATAAAGGTATAA
- the spoIIR gene encoding stage II sporulation protein R, protein MERNIKMVYIKKAKKRFIIGIILIAFITAGFYSFTKDVYKNQKSYKEHLIRFHVIANSDSKEDQALKLKVRDRIIKEMNPKFENSKSLDQTRMIIEANLSNIEKIAKEEIKKNNSNYSVKAMLGNFNFPTKNYGAITLPAGNYEALRVVIGEGEGANWWCVLFPPLCFIDINNGLTDERTKQEMMNVLTEEEFKMIQTARSSNEMPIKLKFKVVEILEYAKSKFDKVVGMK, encoded by the coding sequence ATGGAAAGGAATATAAAAATGGTATATATAAAGAAAGCAAAAAAGAGATTTATTATTGGAATTATACTTATTGCATTTATAACAGCTGGATTTTATAGTTTTACAAAAGATGTATATAAAAACCAAAAAAGCTACAAAGAGCATCTAATTAGATTTCATGTAATTGCAAATAGCGATTCTAAAGAGGATCAAGCTTTAAAGTTAAAGGTAAGGGATAGAATCATTAAAGAGATGAATCCTAAGTTTGAAAATTCAAAGAGCTTAGATCAAACGAGAATGATCATAGAAGCAAATTTAAGCAATATAGAAAAGATTGCTAAAGAAGAAATCAAAAAAAATAATAGTAATTATTCAGTAAAAGCAATGCTTGGAAATTTTAATTTCCCCACAAAAAACTATGGAGCCATCACATTACCTGCTGGAAATTATGAAGCTTTAAGAGTTGTAATTGGAGAAGGAGAAGGGGCAAACTGGTGGTGTGTGTTATTTCCTCCTTTATGTTTTATTGATATAAACAATGGATTGACAGATGAAAGGACAAAACAAGAAATGATGAATGTATTAACAGAAGAAGAATTTAAAATGATTCAAACAGCGAGAAGTAGTAATGAAATGCCAATAAAGCTAAAATTTAAAGTTGTCGAAATATTAGAGTACGCAAAATCAAAATTTGATAAGGTAGTGGGAATGAAATAG
- the kdd gene encoding L-erythro-3,5-diaminohexanoate dehydrogenase — protein sequence MKKGCPFGTHRVIEPKGALPQPAKKIDNTMEIYDNEILIDVQTLNVDSASFTQIKNQAEGDVEKIKEIMLGIVAERGKHQNPVTGSGGMLIGTVEKIGPALEGKTDLKVGDKIATLVSLSLTPLRIDEILEVRKDIDQVDIKGKAILFESGIYAVLPDDIPENLALSALDVAGAPAQTAKLVKPGDTVLVIGGAGKSGMLCCYEAKRRAGVTGKVICLGHSERSLEIAKRANVADVYIAADATKPVEVMEKVKEITNGKMADVTINNVNVPDTEMTSILATKNDGVIYFFSMATSFTKAALGAEGVGSDVTMIVGNGYTKGHAEVTLQIMRESKELREIYEELYA from the coding sequence ATGAAAAAAGGATGTCCTTTCGGAACACACAGAGTAATTGAGCCAAAAGGAGCTCTTCCACAACCAGCAAAAAAAATTGATAACACAATGGAAATCTATGATAATGAGATTTTAATTGATGTACAAACATTAAATGTGGACTCTGCAAGTTTTACACAAATTAAAAACCAAGCAGAGGGAGATGTAGAAAAAATTAAAGAAATAATGTTAGGAATTGTTGCTGAGAGAGGTAAGCATCAAAACCCTGTAACAGGTTCTGGTGGTATGCTAATCGGAACTGTTGAAAAAATAGGACCAGCACTTGAAGGAAAAACAGATCTTAAAGTTGGAGATAAAATTGCTACATTAGTATCTCTTTCATTAACTCCTCTTAGAATTGATGAAATATTAGAAGTAAGAAAAGATATTGATCAAGTGGATATTAAAGGAAAAGCAATTTTATTCGAATCAGGAATATATGCAGTACTTCCAGATGATATTCCAGAGAACCTTGCATTATCAGCACTTGATGTTGCAGGAGCACCAGCACAAACTGCAAAATTAGTTAAACCAGGAGACACAGTATTAGTAATCGGTGGAGCTGGTAAATCAGGAATGCTATGCTGCTATGAAGCTAAGAGAAGAGCAGGGGTTACTGGTAAAGTAATCTGCTTAGGACATAGTGAAAGATCTTTAGAGATTGCAAAAAGAGCAAATGTTGCAGATGTTTATATTGCTGCAGATGCTACAAAGCCAGTTGAAGTAATGGAAAAAGTTAAAGAAATAACAAATGGAAAAATGGCAGATGTAACAATCAACAACGTAAATGTTCCTGATACTGAAATGACTAGTATTTTAGCGACTAAAAATGATGGAGTAATTTACTTCTTTAGTATGGCAACAAGCTTTACAAAAGCAGCACTTGGAGCTGAAGGTGTTGGTTCTGACGTAACAATGATTGTTGGAAATGGTTATACAAAGGGTCATGCAGAAGTAACTCTTCAAATCATGAGAGAAAGCAAAGAATTAAGAGAAATATACGAAGAATTATATGCTTAA
- a CDS encoding DUF1934 domain-containing protein — translation MKKVMLKIEGMQKNMDGEENTIELFTEGKLYEKGDYIYLIYEETEVSGMEGCTTTVKLSKDKISMKRFGALKSEIIFEKGKRFNTNYHTPYGTFNMEVLTKEIEYSITDAKKGDIRIEYFVNLQGMAESTNKLNIKIM, via the coding sequence ATGAAGAAGGTAATGTTAAAAATTGAAGGTATGCAGAAAAATATGGATGGAGAAGAAAATACTATTGAATTATTTACAGAAGGAAAACTATATGAAAAAGGAGATTATATATATTTAATCTATGAAGAAACAGAGGTTTCTGGTATGGAAGGGTGCACTACAACGGTAAAGCTTTCAAAAGATAAAATATCAATGAAAAGATTTGGGGCATTAAAGTCAGAAATAATATTTGAAAAAGGGAAACGATTTAATACAAATTATCATACTCCTTATGGAACCTTTAACATGGAAGTGCTAACTAAGGAGATCGAATACTCAATTACAGATGCAAAAAAAGGAGATATTCGTATCGAGTATTTTGTGAATTTACAAGGGATGGCTGAAAGTACAAATAAATTAAATATAAAGATTATGTAA
- a CDS encoding DALR anticodon-binding domain-containing protein, whose product MQKIKKIIQEVLKDHFEYEIAIEDIQVEEPKVDVHGDYTTNIALKTSKILKKHPMDLAEQIVNQINKKYDIFERIDIANPGFINFFLKSYIFYELLDFKEYENLNKIHLKQLCKEYTLKEELDTYIIRSAQYVHSRIYSIIKIFEEEGVSIKNIPINISDYEISPFEKMMIRKILAYPKVLKSENPNEIVQYMIKLCELFYKFQEKILFRKLDKRKLYVTLKIINGIRIVIKDILDIFNIHAPTKM is encoded by the coding sequence ATGCAAAAGATAAAAAAAATAATACAAGAAGTATTAAAAGATCATTTTGAATATGAAATAGCGATAGAGGATATTCAAGTAGAAGAACCAAAAGTAGATGTACATGGTGATTATACTACTAATATAGCACTGAAGACATCTAAAATTTTAAAAAAACATCCTATGGATTTAGCTGAGCAGATTGTTAATCAAATAAATAAAAAATATGATATATTTGAAAGAATAGATATTGCAAACCCAGGATTTATAAATTTTTTCTTAAAATCTTATATTTTCTATGAGCTTTTAGACTTTAAGGAATATGAAAACTTAAACAAAATACATTTAAAGCAATTATGTAAAGAATATACTTTAAAAGAAGAATTGGATACTTATATAATACGATCTGCTCAATATGTGCACAGCAGGATTTATTCGATTATTAAAATCTTTGAAGAAGAAGGAGTTTCTATAAAAAATATACCTATTAATATATCTGATTATGAAATAAGTCCTTTTGAAAAGATGATGATAAGAAAAATATTAGCTTATCCTAAAGTTCTTAAAAGTGAGAATCCAAATGAAATTGTTCAATATATGATAAAGCTTTGTGAGCTTTTTTATAAATTTCAAGAAAAAATACTTTTTAGGAAACTTGACAAAAGAAAACTATATGTTACTCTAAAGATAATAAATGGTATAAGGATAGTTATAAAGGACATACTAGATATCTTTAATATACATGCACCAACAAAAATGTAG